A single genomic interval of Zobellia nedashkovskayae harbors:
- a CDS encoding Ppx/GppA phosphatase family protein, translating into MKLASIDIGSNAIRLQVVKVYEEDDLVSFKNLQLLRFPLRLGHDVFSQGEISQPTKEKFVKLMSTFKHLIDLYEVEDYYAVATSAMREASNGKEVSNQILKDVGMKINVISGKKEASILNKAIKPTLQDRKYVHIDVGGGSTELNLLEGGKLIQSRSFKIGSVRQLTAKERAAVFASMKEWLHTTSFYKSKNIVGIGTGGNINKLYGLANKASNMAISFAELKALRAYVSEFTYEQRMSILKMNPDRADVIIPASEIYLRVLKEMGSDQILVPKVGLKDGLIYELYEQRTHKNLDRIEYLGYL; encoded by the coding sequence ATGAAACTAGCATCAATAGATATTGGGTCTAATGCCATACGATTACAGGTTGTAAAAGTTTATGAAGAAGATGATTTAGTCAGCTTTAAAAACTTGCAATTATTACGTTTTCCTTTACGATTAGGTCACGATGTCTTTTCTCAAGGAGAAATATCGCAGCCTACAAAAGAGAAGTTTGTGAAGCTAATGAGCACCTTTAAACATTTAATAGACCTGTACGAAGTGGAAGATTACTATGCCGTTGCCACTTCCGCTATGCGGGAAGCAAGCAATGGAAAGGAAGTTAGCAATCAAATCCTGAAAGATGTTGGTATGAAAATCAATGTCATTAGTGGAAAGAAGGAGGCTAGCATTCTAAACAAAGCCATTAAGCCTACGCTACAGGATAGAAAATACGTGCATATTGATGTGGGCGGTGGTAGTACGGAACTAAATTTACTTGAAGGGGGCAAACTTATACAAAGTAGATCTTTTAAGATAGGATCAGTACGGCAATTAACCGCAAAAGAACGCGCGGCTGTTTTTGCATCAATGAAAGAATGGCTTCACACCACAAGTTTTTATAAATCAAAAAATATAGTTGGTATTGGTACTGGCGGTAACATTAACAAGCTCTACGGACTGGCCAACAAGGCTTCAAACATGGCGATTTCTTTTGCTGAATTGAAAGCATTGCGAGCTTATGTAAGTGAGTTCACTTATGAGCAACGCATGTCTATTTTAAAGATGAATCCGGACAGGGCCGATGTTATCATTCCTGCTTCTGAGATTTATTTAAGGGTACTAAAGGAAATGGGGAGTGACCAGATTCTTGTCCCTAAAGTGGGTTTAAAAGATGGTCTTATTTATGAGCTTTACGAACAAAGAACTCATAAAAATCTTGACAGAATAGAGTATTTGGGCTACCTCTAA
- a CDS encoding GntR family transcriptional regulator, which produces MNIFNFININENSRVPKYKQIVDSIIYNISAGNLKMDDKIPSINMFSEEYLLSRDTVEKAYSILRERKVIISIRGKGYYIARTKLISKVNILFLINKLSSYKMRIYNSFINSIGGTSHTSLFIYHCEEELFLNLLEKNRNAYDYYVIMPHFKTEKLKHTSYTPEVIKAINEIPKEKLVIMDNPVAEIEGNHIEIYQDFENDIYNALKEGYSKISQYEKLFITYPKESVYPYPKRILHGFRKFCSEHSIDFEVLDEIYDDMILKKGDLFITISESDLVNLVNQIRNQEFELGNDIGVISYNDTPLKQLLGITCISTDFKAMGETAARMIMDKKKGKVKNPFHFIDRNSI; this is translated from the coding sequence ATGAATATATTTAATTTTATCAATATAAATGAGAATTCTAGAGTTCCAAAGTACAAACAGATTGTAGACTCTATCATTTATAATATTTCTGCAGGTAATTTAAAGATGGACGATAAAATTCCGTCTATAAACATGTTCAGTGAAGAGTACCTGTTATCAAGAGATACAGTAGAAAAGGCGTATAGTATTTTAAGGGAGCGGAAGGTAATCATATCCATAAGGGGAAAAGGGTATTATATAGCCAGAACTAAATTAATATCAAAAGTCAATATCCTCTTTCTAATCAATAAGTTGAGTTCGTATAAGATGCGGATTTATAATTCTTTTATAAATAGCATTGGAGGAACATCTCATACAAGTCTTTTCATTTACCATTGCGAGGAAGAACTTTTTCTAAATCTTTTGGAAAAAAATAGGAATGCTTATGACTATTATGTCATCATGCCTCATTTTAAGACAGAAAAACTAAAACATACGAGCTATACCCCTGAAGTAATTAAAGCAATAAATGAAATCCCAAAGGAAAAATTAGTCATAATGGATAATCCTGTTGCCGAAATTGAAGGAAACCATATTGAAATTTATCAGGATTTTGAGAATGATATTTATAATGCATTAAAAGAAGGATATAGTAAGATTTCTCAATATGAAAAATTGTTCATCACATATCCCAAAGAATCGGTTTATCCTTATCCCAAGCGAATTTTACATGGATTTAGAAAATTTTGTAGCGAGCACTCCATAGATTTTGAGGTGCTAGACGAGATTTATGATGATATGATTCTAAAAAAAGGCGATTTGTTCATTACCATAAGCGAATCGGATTTGGTGAATCTCGTTAACCAAATACGGAACCAGGAATTTGAGCTAGGAAATGATATAGGTGTAATTTCCTATAACGATACGCCCCTAAAACAATTATTGGGAATTACATGTATCTCCACAGATTTTAAAGCGATGGGAGAAACAGCTGCCCGTATGATTATGGATAAGAAAAAAGGGAAAGTAAAAAACCCATTTCATTTTATCGACAGAAATTCTATATAG
- a CDS encoding bifunctional aldolase/short-chain dehydrogenase, with amino-acid sequence MKNTTQQFKYVDHLWDEKKAAALGDDQVALFLYRSNILGADLRITNYGGGNTSCKTIEKDPLTDEDVEVMWIKGSGGDIGTLTKAGIAGLYTERLRSLKNVYGGLEDEDRMVGLFNHCIYDLDSKAPSIDTPLHGLLPFKHIDHLHPDALIAVAAAKDSEKVTKEIWGDTMGWVPWQRPGFDLGLQLEKCLNDNPGIRGIVLGSHGLFTWGDTSYECYMNSLEVIETASEYIEKKIAANGSVFGGQKIKSLAKEERLEKAAQLMPMLRGLCSSENRMIGHFNDSDVVLEYINSNDLERLAPMGTSCPDHFLRTKIQPLVLKLDTKEDLSDTEAVLAKLRPAFEQYRKEYQSYYDNHKRPNSPAVRDASPVIIIYPGVGMFSFAKNKQTTRVANEFYVNAINVMRGAEAITEYTSLPRQEAFDIEYWLLEEAKLQRMPKEKPLSRKVALVTGAGGGIGKAIADKLAEEGANVVLTDIVEDRLKEGVATYARDIASYAVCDVTKSESVADAYKKACLEFGGVDIVVHSAGLAISKPLEDTTEKDWDILQNVLVKGQFELAKQAVAVMRKQNLGGDVISIASKNGLVSGPNNVAYGTAKAAQQHMARLLAAELGGDKIRVNTVNPDGVIVGSKIWEGDWAEGRAKAYGITVEELPTHYAKRNLLNEIIYPKDIADGVFACVGVLNKTTGNIINVDGGMANAFVR; translated from the coding sequence ATGAAAAATACAACACAACAATTCAAGTACGTCGATCATCTTTGGGATGAAAAGAAAGCAGCTGCACTAGGTGATGACCAAGTGGCTTTATTTCTTTATCGCTCAAATATTCTTGGGGCAGATTTAAGAATAACTAACTATGGTGGTGGAAATACGAGTTGCAAAACCATTGAAAAAGACCCATTGACCGATGAGGATGTAGAGGTTATGTGGATTAAAGGTTCTGGTGGAGATATCGGTACATTAACTAAAGCTGGAATTGCAGGTCTTTATACTGAAAGATTAAGAAGTTTAAAGAATGTCTATGGAGGTCTTGAAGATGAAGATCGCATGGTTGGTCTTTTTAACCATTGTATATATGACCTAGACAGTAAAGCCCCTTCTATAGATACGCCATTGCACGGGTTACTTCCGTTTAAACATATTGACCACCTACACCCAGATGCTTTAATAGCGGTTGCCGCAGCAAAGGACAGCGAAAAGGTTACCAAAGAAATTTGGGGAGATACAATGGGTTGGGTACCATGGCAACGACCAGGTTTTGACTTAGGTCTTCAATTAGAAAAATGTCTGAACGATAACCCTGGTATACGTGGAATAGTTTTAGGAAGCCACGGACTTTTTACTTGGGGAGATACTTCTTATGAATGTTACATGAACAGTCTTGAAGTTATTGAAACTGCTTCTGAATACATAGAAAAAAAGATTGCCGCTAACGGAAGTGTGTTTGGCGGTCAAAAGATAAAAAGTCTTGCAAAAGAGGAGCGTTTGGAAAAAGCCGCTCAACTCATGCCAATGCTAAGAGGCCTCTGTTCTTCTGAAAACAGAATGATCGGGCATTTTAATGATAGTGATGTTGTTCTTGAGTATATCAATAGTAATGATTTAGAGCGCTTGGCACCTATGGGCACGTCATGTCCTGACCACTTTTTAAGAACTAAAATTCAACCTTTAGTATTAAAGTTAGATACTAAAGAAGACCTTTCTGATACGGAAGCCGTTCTTGCCAAATTACGTCCAGCTTTTGAACAGTACAGAAAGGAATATCAATCCTATTATGATAACCATAAGCGTCCTAATAGCCCTGCCGTTAGAGATGCCAGTCCGGTTATAATTATATATCCAGGAGTAGGTATGTTCAGTTTTGCTAAAAACAAGCAGACTACCCGCGTTGCCAATGAATTTTACGTAAACGCTATTAACGTAATGCGTGGTGCAGAAGCTATTACGGAATACACATCCTTGCCAAGACAAGAAGCTTTTGATATTGAATATTGGTTACTAGAAGAAGCAAAATTACAGCGTATGCCAAAAGAAAAACCATTATCCCGCAAAGTAGCTTTGGTTACTGGTGCAGGTGGCGGTATAGGTAAAGCTATTGCAGATAAGTTGGCCGAAGAAGGTGCCAATGTTGTATTGACGGATATTGTTGAAGATAGATTAAAAGAAGGTGTTGCTACTTACGCTAGAGATATTGCAAGCTATGCTGTTTGTGATGTAACAAAAAGCGAATCAGTTGCAGATGCCTATAAAAAGGCTTGTTTGGAGTTTGGTGGTGTAGACATCGTTGTTCACAGTGCCGGTCTTGCCATTTCAAAACCTTTAGAAGATACTACGGAGAAAGATTGGGATATTCTTCAAAATGTTCTGGTAAAAGGCCAATTTGAACTAGCAAAACAAGCGGTAGCGGTTATGCGGAAACAAAACCTAGGTGGTGACGTTATTAGTATTGCTAGTAAAAATGGTTTGGTTTCAGGCCCAAATAATGTAGCTTATGGAACAGCTAAAGCTGCCCAACAACATATGGCTCGTTTACTAGCCGCAGAGTTAGGTGGTGATAAAATACGTGTGAATACGGTTAATCCTGATGGGGTTATTGTTGGTAGTAAAATATGGGAAGGAGATTGGGCCGAAGGTCGTGCCAAAGCATACGGAATTACGGTTGAGGAGCTTCCTACCCATTACGCAAAGCGTAATCTTTTAAATGAAATTATTTATCCTAAAGATATTGCCGATGGGGTCTTTGCCTGTGTTGGTGTATTGAACAAAACAACAGGAAATATTATTAATGTAGATGGCGGTATGGCCAATGCATTTGTACGATAG
- a CDS encoding sugar isomerase, producing MRIDKGQLGDTNKKGITEHNERYDFLAYTLLKKGKDVNVIIEKLQDFQVAIPSWALGAGGTRFGRFGFQGEPSSLELKIDDVGLIHSLTQSAGAISLHIPWDVPTDYNAIKDLANSHNILFDAVNSNTFQNQKNSKESYKFGSLSNTSKAAREQAVAHNIEVVKIGEKLGSKSLTVWLADGSNFPGQTNFQSALQNTEDSLKDIYKTLPEDWKMFIEYKPYEPNFYSTVIQDWGTSFMLANACGEKAYTLVDLGHHLPNTNIEQIVSTLMLKGKLGGFHFNDSKYGDDDLTVGSIKPYALFLIFNALVYGMENNPQNPYPAWMIDASHNIKDPLEDLIQSLEAIQEAHAKALLVDQELLAKAQLNHDVVKCQEILQDAYRTDVRPLLQKARLNSGGALNPINAYRSLKVRENLIKERGANSVASGL from the coding sequence ATGAGAATAGACAAAGGTCAACTTGGAGATACCAATAAAAAAGGAATCACCGAGCATAATGAGCGTTACGATTTTTTAGCCTATACACTTTTAAAAAAGGGTAAAGATGTTAACGTAATAATTGAGAAATTACAGGACTTTCAGGTAGCCATACCAAGTTGGGCATTGGGCGCAGGTGGTACAAGGTTCGGACGTTTTGGATTTCAAGGAGAACCTTCAAGTCTAGAGTTAAAAATAGATGATGTTGGCTTAATTCACTCACTCACTCAAAGTGCAGGAGCCATATCATTACACATACCTTGGGATGTACCTACAGATTACAATGCCATTAAAGATTTGGCAAACTCTCATAATATCCTATTTGACGCAGTCAACTCAAACACTTTTCAAAATCAAAAGAACAGTAAGGAGAGTTATAAGTTTGGCTCTTTAAGTAACACGAGTAAAGCTGCTCGTGAACAGGCTGTAGCTCACAATATTGAAGTAGTTAAAATTGGAGAGAAATTAGGTTCAAAAAGCTTGACGGTCTGGTTGGCAGACGGCTCTAATTTTCCTGGACAAACTAATTTTCAATCGGCTTTACAAAATACAGAAGATAGCTTAAAGGACATATACAAAACACTTCCGGAAGACTGGAAAATGTTTATAGAATATAAACCCTACGAACCTAATTTCTATAGTACGGTAATTCAGGATTGGGGAACTTCATTTATGCTAGCTAATGCTTGCGGAGAAAAAGCGTATACTTTAGTAGATTTAGGACACCACCTTCCTAACACTAATATTGAACAAATAGTTTCCACCTTAATGTTAAAGGGAAAGCTAGGCGGATTCCATTTTAATGATAGTAAATATGGCGATGACGACCTTACCGTTGGTAGTATAAAGCCTTATGCTCTATTCTTAATTTTCAATGCTTTGGTTTATGGAATGGAAAACAATCCACAAAACCCTTATCCAGCTTGGATGATAGATGCCAGTCATAATATAAAAGACCCGTTAGAAGATTTAATCCAATCTTTAGAGGCCATACAGGAAGCGCACGCGAAAGCATTGCTTGTTGACCAAGAATTATTAGCTAAGGCACAACTGAATCATGACGTTGTTAAATGTCAAGAGATTCTTCAAGATGCTTACCGCACAGATGTTAGACCATTGTTGCAAAAAGCAAGGTTAAACAGCGGCGGGGCATTAAACCCAATTAACGCTTATAGATCTTTAAAGGTGAGAGAGAATTTAATAAAAGAAAGAGGTGCTAACTCCGTAGCATCCGGACTATAA
- a CDS encoding FGGY-family carbohydrate kinase, with protein MKVKVTAVFDIGKTNKKFFLFDENFQEVHREYNRFEEIEDEDGYPTENLAALEVWAKEVFDNMLDSEKYEIIALNFSCYGASWVHIDENGKPLTPLYNYMKPLKDDVFTSFNKAYGPEKELSRVTGSPQLGMLNTGMHLYWLKNSQPETFKKIKYSLHLPQYLSYLFTGIPVSEYTSIGCHTMLWDFEKKDYHSWVYQEGINKKLPPIESSRKTTLVNYKGKTIKMGVGIHDSSSALIPYIRSVTKPFLLISTGTWSISINPFNEGMLTPDDIENDSLFNMRIDGSPVKVSRLFLGNEYKLQVKALSDHFNVSPDTHKKVKFNQDTFFEINKDFTHMFKWSSMSSEDMPNETKIPYDKFEHAYHQLMLELVFLQEKSIRAAIGNSEINQLYIDGGFSDNEIYIQLLSQFIGNMKLSTTDSSLGSALGAAIVISDIVLESTFLDKNYAVKNHRPFILK; from the coding sequence ATGAAAGTTAAAGTAACGGCCGTATTTGATATTGGAAAGACGAACAAAAAGTTCTTTCTTTTTGATGAAAATTTTCAAGAAGTTCATCGAGAATATAATCGTTTCGAAGAAATTGAAGATGAGGACGGCTACCCTACTGAAAATCTTGCTGCTCTAGAAGTATGGGCTAAAGAGGTCTTTGATAACATGCTAGATTCTGAAAAGTATGAAATTATAGCTTTAAACTTTTCATGTTACGGAGCAAGCTGGGTACATATTGATGAAAACGGAAAACCACTCACGCCACTTTACAACTATATGAAGCCGTTAAAAGATGATGTTTTTACTTCTTTTAATAAAGCTTACGGACCGGAGAAAGAATTATCAAGAGTAACAGGCTCTCCTCAATTAGGTATGTTAAATACCGGTATGCACTTATATTGGTTAAAAAATTCCCAACCAGAAACTTTTAAAAAAATAAAATACTCCCTGCATCTACCTCAATACCTCAGCTATTTATTTACAGGTATTCCCGTAAGTGAATATACAAGTATTGGTTGTCATACCATGCTATGGGACTTTGAGAAAAAAGACTATCATTCATGGGTTTATCAAGAGGGGATTAATAAAAAATTACCCCCTATTGAATCGTCTAGAAAAACGACCCTCGTAAATTACAAGGGTAAAACAATTAAAATGGGTGTTGGAATCCACGATAGTTCTTCTGCCCTAATTCCGTATATCAGAAGTGTAACCAAACCGTTTTTGCTAATTTCTACGGGAACATGGAGCATTTCAATTAATCCGTTTAACGAAGGAATGCTTACTCCAGATGATATTGAGAACGACTCATTGTTCAATATGAGAATTGACGGTAGTCCGGTTAAAGTTTCCCGGTTGTTTTTAGGTAACGAATACAAACTTCAGGTAAAAGCGCTGTCTGACCATTTTAATGTGTCACCAGATACCCATAAAAAAGTGAAATTTAATCAAGATACTTTTTTTGAAATCAATAAAGATTTCACCCATATGTTTAAGTGGTCTAGTATGTCATCAGAAGACATGCCTAATGAGACCAAAATACCCTATGATAAATTTGAGCATGCCTATCATCAGTTGATGTTGGAATTGGTTTTCCTTCAAGAAAAAAGTATTAGAGCGGCAATAGGAAATTCTGAAATAAACCAACTTTATATTGATGGTGGTTTTAGTGACAATGAAATCTATATTCAATTGCTTTCCCAATTTATAGGGAATATGAAGCTTAGCACCACAGATTCTTCTTTGGGCTCTGCCTTAGGAGCCGCTATCGTTATTTCTGATATTGTATTAGAGTCTACATTTTTAGACAAAAACTACGCTGTTAAAAACCATCGTCCATTTATCCTTAAATAA
- a CDS encoding alpha-hydroxy acid oxidase gives MTKEFNPAYPSMDDLRNKAMKRIPKFAFEYLDGGCNEDVSITRNTSEIHEVQLQPRYLRNQGISSTKTKVLGMEFDAPFGIAPVGLQGLMWPNSPEILAKSAFKNNIPFILSTVTTMSIERASELTEGNAWFQLYNPAEDALRDDIINRAEAAGCPVLVLLCDVPTFGYRPRDIRNGLALPPKMSLTNILQILGKPTWAMNTLKHGQPTFETLKPYTPEGLNLKQLGQFMDKTFSGRLNEERIKPIRDKWKGKLVLKGVASEQDTQDAIRMGFDGIIVSNHGGRQLDAAQSTINSLSEITEKYGDQIEIMMDSGLRSGPDIARTMASGAKFTFMGRSFLYGCGALGDNGGDHTISMLKTQFKQVMDQLCCERVEDLPNHLIK, from the coding sequence ATGACCAAGGAATTCAACCCGGCCTACCCTTCCATGGATGATTTGAGAAACAAAGCTATGAAGCGTATACCTAAATTCGCTTTTGAATACTTGGATGGTGGCTGTAATGAAGATGTTAGTATAACTAGAAATACTTCGGAAATACATGAAGTGCAACTACAACCTAGATATTTAAGAAACCAAGGTATTAGTTCTACAAAAACCAAAGTACTGGGTATGGAGTTTGATGCACCATTTGGCATTGCTCCTGTTGGTCTGCAAGGTTTAATGTGGCCCAATTCTCCAGAGATTTTAGCTAAATCGGCTTTCAAAAATAACATCCCTTTTATTCTTAGTACAGTGACCACCATGAGCATTGAACGGGCAAGTGAATTGACAGAGGGCAATGCGTGGTTCCAGTTGTACAACCCTGCTGAGGATGCTTTAAGAGATGATATTATCAATAGAGCGGAAGCTGCTGGGTGTCCAGTATTGGTATTGCTTTGTGATGTACCCACTTTTGGATACAGGCCTAGAGATATTCGTAATGGATTGGCCTTACCCCCAAAAATGTCATTGACCAATATTTTACAGATTTTAGGCAAACCCACCTGGGCAATGAACACCTTAAAACATGGCCAACCCACCTTTGAAACATTAAAACCCTATACACCAGAAGGACTCAACTTAAAGCAATTAGGGCAGTTTATGGACAAGACTTTTTCTGGCAGATTAAACGAAGAACGTATAAAACCTATTCGTGATAAATGGAAAGGAAAATTAGTCCTCAAAGGAGTTGCCTCTGAACAAGATACCCAAGATGCCATTCGTATGGGATTTGATGGCATTATCGTTTCCAATCATGGCGGCAGACAATTAGATGCTGCCCAATCTACTATAAACTCACTTTCTGAAATAACAGAAAAATATGGAGACCAGATAGAAATTATGATGGATAGTGGGTTACGCTCAGGACCGGACATTGCAAGAACTATGGCTAGCGGGGCTAAATTCACTTTTATGGGGCGTTCTTTTCTTTACGGTTGTGGTGCTCTAGGAGATAATGGTGGTGACCATACGATATCCATGTTAAAAACGCAGTTTAAACAGGTTATGGACCAGTTATGTTGTGAACGTGTCGAAGACTTACCAAATCACCTTATTAAATAA